A window of the Bacillus andreraoultii genome harbors these coding sequences:
- the sucC gene encoding ADP-forming succinate--CoA ligase subunit beta → MNIHEYQGKELLRKYGVSVPNGKVAFTVDEAVEAAKELDSNVVVVKAQIHAGGRGKAGGVKVAKSLDEVRTYANEILGKTLVTHQTGPEGKEVKRLLIEEGCDIKKEYYIGFVLDRATSRVTLMASSEGGTEIEEVAEKTPEKIHKEVIDPLIGLAPFQARRVAFNIGIPKELVNQAVKFMTGLYTVFVEKDCSIAEINPLVVTGDGKVMALDAKLNFDSNALYRHNDILEYRDLDEEDPKEIEASKYDLSYIKLNGNIGCMVNGAGLAMATMDIIKYYGGEPANFLDVGGGATAEKVTEAFKIILSDTNVKGIFVNIFGGIMKCDVIATGVVEAAKQIGLSVPLVVRLEGTNVDLGKKILHESGLNIVSAESMADGAQKIVDLV, encoded by the coding sequence ATGAATATTCATGAATACCAAGGAAAAGAACTCCTTAGAAAATATGGTGTTTCTGTTCCTAATGGGAAAGTCGCCTTTACTGTAGATGAAGCAGTCGAAGCAGCAAAGGAATTGGATAGTAATGTTGTTGTCGTTAAAGCGCAAATCCATGCAGGTGGTCGTGGTAAAGCGGGTGGAGTAAAAGTTGCGAAGAGTTTAGATGAAGTTCGTACATATGCAAATGAAATTTTAGGCAAAACTCTCGTTACACACCAAACGGGTCCTGAAGGTAAGGAAGTTAAACGCTTACTCATTGAAGAGGGCTGTGATATTAAAAAAGAATACTATATTGGTTTCGTTTTAGATCGTGCAACGTCTCGAGTAACTTTAATGGCTTCAAGTGAGGGTGGGACTGAAATTGAAGAAGTTGCAGAAAAAACACCAGAAAAAATTCATAAAGAAGTTATTGATCCGTTAATCGGTCTTGCACCGTTTCAAGCGAGAAGAGTAGCATTTAATATTGGCATTCCAAAAGAGCTTGTTAATCAAGCAGTTAAGTTTATGACAGGATTATATACGGTTTTTGTAGAAAAGGATTGCTCAATTGCAGAAATTAATCCACTTGTTGTAACAGGTGATGGAAAAGTAATGGCGCTCGATGCAAAATTAAACTTTGATAGCAATGCACTGTATCGTCATAATGATATTTTAGAATACCGAGATTTAGACGAGGAAGATCCGAAAGAAATTGAAGCATCTAAATATGATTTAAGCTACATTAAGTTAAACGGAAATATTGGTTGTATGGTAAATGGAGCCGGACTGGCGATGGCCACGATGGATATTATTAAATATTATGGTGGTGAACCGGCAAATTTCCTTGATGTTGGTGGTGGCGCTACTGCTGAAAAAGTTACGGAAGCGTTTAAAATTATTTTGTCAGATACGAATGTTAAAGGGATATTTGTCAACATATTTGGCGGTATTATGAAATGTGATGTTATCGCAACTGGTGTCGTAGAGGCTGCTAAACAAATTGGCTTATCTGTTCCTTTAGTAGTACGTCTTGAAGGAACAAATGTTGATTTAGGTAAGAAAATATTACATGAATCCGGATTGAATATTGTTTCCGCTGAATCTATGGCAGATGGCGCACAAAAAATTGTTGATTTAGTTTAA
- a CDS encoding EscU/YscU/HrcU family type III secretion system export apparatus switch protein encodes MNKKEQNKEAVVLKYDDKKHDAPVVKAKGRGFVAEKILQEAKKYHVPVYEDEALLELLEKININETIPEELFRAVAEVFAFIYLIDKQKQGD; translated from the coding sequence TTGAATAAGAAGGAACAAAATAAAGAAGCCGTTGTTTTAAAATATGATGATAAAAAGCATGATGCTCCAGTTGTTAAGGCAAAAGGAAGGGGATTTGTAGCAGAAAAAATTTTACAAGAAGCAAAAAAATACCATGTTCCAGTTTATGAAGACGAAGCCTTACTCGAACTATTAGAAAAAATAAACATAAATGAGACAATACCAGAAGAATTATTTAGAGCGGTAGCAGAAGTATTTGCTTTTATCTATTTAATTGATAAACAAAAACAGGGTGATTAA